One genomic segment of Salinigranum rubrum includes these proteins:
- a CDS encoding DEAD/DEAH box helicase, whose product MRVRDLPLADDLVAHYESAGIVELYPPQAAAVDAGVTRGENVVVAVPTASGKTFIAELAMLTSEGPALYIVPLRALAREKYETFSELPGVEVGISTGDLDSAEELGSYDIVVATAEKVDSAIRSGASWVDDLACVVVDEVHLLGSKGRGPTLEVTIATLGRRAPDVQVVALSATVDNPDEIADWLGAELVRSRWRPVDLRTGVYAEGRVDFDDGSTLAVAVDEDEENADTAATVELVRGAIDDGGQCLAFVRSRREAEALATRLSGEGIGTTDALAEEIREAGQADTGRRLAECVEGGVAFHHAGLRAEHRALVENAFRGRELKCICATPTLAAGVNVPARRVVIRDQKRYTGSGMEWLPVLEVHQMCGRAGRPHLDPYGEAVLVAGDEAGREELRERYVGAEPEAVESQLADREALRTHVLAIVASGFADSQRGVLDLLDATFYAHDRPEESLAGLVESVVADLVEWEMLTAETGENEASEGETEGGTNDGEAEGGNESGGTLAATALGEAVSRQYIAPQTGARIVGGIETMRGMESVTGLTALEVVCDTPDMHGTYLGNRERATMYQYARRHAAELTTDMGATDRFERWLESVKTARILLEWAEGASTEELVDEYRIGPGDLESRVERAQWLLGAAAAVADVVGGDGTAFREVRERLVPDLSDE is encoded by the coding sequence ATGCGTGTCCGTGACCTGCCGCTCGCCGACGACCTCGTCGCCCACTACGAGTCGGCGGGCATCGTCGAACTCTACCCCCCGCAGGCGGCGGCCGTCGACGCGGGCGTCACCCGCGGCGAGAACGTCGTCGTCGCCGTGCCCACGGCGAGCGGGAAGACGTTCATCGCCGAACTCGCGATGCTCACGTCCGAGGGGCCGGCGCTGTACATCGTCCCGCTCCGCGCGCTCGCCCGCGAGAAGTACGAGACGTTCTCGGAACTCCCGGGCGTCGAGGTCGGCATCTCGACGGGTGACCTCGACTCCGCGGAGGAACTCGGGTCGTACGACATCGTCGTCGCCACCGCCGAGAAGGTCGATTCGGCGATTCGAAGCGGGGCGTCGTGGGTCGACGATCTCGCCTGCGTCGTCGTCGACGAGGTCCACCTCCTCGGATCGAAGGGACGCGGGCCCACGCTGGAAGTGACGATAGCGACGCTCGGCCGCCGCGCGCCCGACGTGCAGGTCGTGGCGCTGTCGGCGACGGTCGACAACCCCGACGAAATCGCCGACTGGCTCGGGGCCGAACTCGTCCGAAGCCGGTGGCGACCCGTCGACCTCCGGACCGGGGTGTACGCCGAGGGCCGGGTCGACTTCGACGACGGCTCGACGCTCGCGGTGGCGGTCGACGAGGACGAGGAGAACGCCGACACGGCGGCGACGGTCGAACTCGTCCGCGGCGCCATCGACGACGGGGGACAGTGTCTCGCGTTCGTCCGGTCGCGGCGGGAGGCGGAGGCGTTGGCGACACGGCTGTCCGGGGAGGGAATCGGTACGACGGACGCGCTCGCCGAGGAGATACGCGAGGCGGGACAGGCCGACACCGGCCGACGTCTCGCCGAGTGCGTCGAGGGGGGCGTCGCCTTCCACCACGCGGGACTCCGGGCGGAGCACCGCGCGCTCGTCGAGAACGCCTTTCGCGGTCGGGAGTTGAAATGCATCTGTGCGACGCCGACGCTCGCCGCGGGCGTGAACGTCCCCGCGCGCCGGGTCGTCATCCGTGACCAGAAACGCTACACCGGGTCGGGGATGGAGTGGCTTCCGGTGCTGGAGGTCCACCAGATGTGCGGGCGGGCGGGTCGGCCCCACCTCGACCCCTACGGCGAGGCGGTGCTGGTCGCCGGCGACGAGGCCGGGCGGGAGGAGTTACGGGAGCGGTACGTCGGCGCCGAACCGGAGGCCGTCGAGTCACAGTTGGCCGACCGCGAGGCGCTCCGGACGCACGTCCTCGCCATCGTCGCCTCGGGTTTCGCCGACTCTCAGAGAGGAGTGCTCGACCTGCTCGACGCGACGTTCTACGCGCACGACCGCCCCGAGGAGAGCCTCGCGGGCCTCGTCGAGAGCGTGGTGGCGGACCTGGTCGAGTGGGAGATGCTCACGGCGGAGACAGGGGAGAACGAGGCGAGCGAGGGTGAGACGGAAGGCGGGACGAACGACGGTGAGGCCGAGGGAGGGAACGAGAGCGGAGGAACGCTGGCGGCGACGGCGCTCGGCGAGGCCGTCTCCCGACAGTACATCGCGCCGCAGACCGGCGCGCGCATCGTGGGCGGTATCGAGACGATGCGGGGCATGGAGTCCGTGACGGGACTGACCGCGCTCGAAGTCGTCTGCGACACGCCGGACATGCACGGCACCTACCTGGGCAACCGCGAACGGGCGACGATGTACCAGTACGCCCGGCGTCACGCGGCCGAACTCACGACGGACATGGGCGCGACCGACCGATTCGAGCGGTGGCTCGAATCGGTGAAGACGGCCAGAATCCTGCTGGAGTGGGCCGAGGGCGCCTCGACCGAGGAACTGGTCGACGAGTACCGAATCGGTCCGGGCGACCTCGAATCGCGCGTCGAGCGGGCGCAGTGGCTCCTGGGCGCGGCGGCCGCCGTCGCGGACGTGGTCGGCGGTGACGGCACCGCGTTCCGGGAGGTGCGGGAGCGACTCGTCCCCGATCTGTCGGACGAGTAA
- a CDS encoding pyridoxal phosphate-dependent aminotransferase → MSEHGHAHEFDFAARVERVEPSATLAISNLASELEAEGKDVIDLSVGEPDFPTPENVVQAGKDAMDAGHTGYTSSNGIPELREAIAEKLQGNGIACTSDNVVVTPGGKQGLFEVIQTVVDDGDEVVLLDPAWVSYEAMVKLAGGSLSRVDLSPYGFQLEPALDDLAEAVSDDTELLVVNSPSNPTGSVFTDAALEGVRDLAVEHDVAVISDEIYERIAYDVEPTSLASLDGMEDRTITLNGFSKAFSMTGWRLGYYCAPEELVSQAGKVHSHSVSCAVNFVQHAGVEALSSRTDDTVVEMREAFRERRDMLVDLFDEHDVEVPHPDGAFYMMPKFAPDGDDQQWCEDALEQAQVATVPGSAFGAPGYARISYAASEDRLREAVDRLAEADLI, encoded by the coding sequence ATGAGCGAACACGGACACGCACACGAGTTCGACTTCGCGGCGCGGGTCGAACGGGTGGAGCCGAGCGCGACCCTCGCCATCTCGAACCTCGCCTCGGAACTCGAAGCGGAGGGGAAAGACGTCATCGACCTTTCGGTGGGCGAACCCGACTTCCCCACCCCCGAAAACGTCGTCCAGGCCGGCAAGGACGCGATGGACGCCGGCCACACGGGGTACACCTCCTCGAACGGCATCCCCGAACTCCGCGAGGCAATCGCGGAGAAGCTCCAGGGTAACGGCATCGCCTGCACGTCGGACAACGTCGTCGTCACCCCCGGCGGCAAGCAGGGCCTCTTCGAGGTCATCCAGACCGTCGTCGACGACGGGGACGAGGTGGTGCTCCTGGACCCGGCGTGGGTCTCCTACGAGGCGATGGTGAAGCTCGCCGGCGGCTCCCTCTCCCGCGTCGACCTCTCGCCGTACGGTTTCCAGCTCGAACCCGCCCTCGACGACCTCGCCGAGGCGGTCAGCGACGACACCGAACTCCTCGTCGTCAACTCCCCGTCGAACCCGACCGGGTCGGTCTTCACCGACGCGGCGCTCGAAGGCGTCCGCGACCTCGCGGTCGAACACGACGTCGCCGTCATCTCCGACGAGATATACGAGCGCATCGCCTACGACGTCGAACCCACGTCGCTCGCCTCCCTGGACGGGATGGAAGACAGAACCATCACCCTCAACGGCTTCTCGAAGGCGTTCTCCATGACCGGGTGGCGGCTCGGCTACTACTGCGCGCCGGAGGAACTCGTCTCGCAGGCCGGAAAGGTCCACTCGCACTCGGTCTCCTGCGCGGTGAACTTCGTCCAGCACGCCGGCGTCGAGGCCCTCTCGTCCCGGACGGACGACACGGTCGTCGAGATGCGCGAGGCGTTCCGCGAGCGCCGGGACATGCTCGTCGACCTCTTCGACGAACACGACGTCGAGGTTCCCCATCCCGACGGCGCGTTCTACATGATGCCGAAGTTCGCCCCTGACGGGGACGACCAGCAGTGGTGTGAGGACGCCCTCGAACAGGCGCAGGTCGCGACCGTGCCCGGCAGCGCGTTCGGCGCGCCCGGCTACGCCCGTATCTCCTACGCCGCGAGCGAGGACCGACTCCGCGAGGCGGTCGACCGTCTCGCCGAGGCCGACCTCATCTGA
- the ribH gene encoding 6,7-dimethyl-8-ribityllumazine synthase: protein MTRLGLVVASFNESVTGPMAERAREAAAEHDAEVVETLSVPGSYDTPLAADRLARRDDVDAVVVVGAIVTGDTDHDRVIADAAAQGLTQVSLDRDTPVLFGVSGPGMSGAEARERLDKGAEAVYAAVEMVDSLA from the coding sequence ATGACCCGACTGGGACTGGTCGTCGCGAGCTTCAACGAGTCGGTGACGGGACCGATGGCAGAACGCGCACGGGAGGCCGCCGCCGAACACGACGCGGAGGTCGTCGAGACGCTCTCGGTGCCGGGGAGTTACGACACCCCGCTCGCGGCGGACCGACTCGCCCGCCGCGACGACGTCGACGCCGTGGTCGTCGTCGGCGCCATCGTCACCGGCGACACCGACCACGACCGCGTCATCGCCGACGCGGCCGCGCAGGGGTTGACGCAGGTGAGCCTCGACCGCGACACGCCGGTGCTGTTCGGCGTCTCCGGCCCGGGGATGAGCGGCGCCGAGGCGCGCGAGCGCCTCGACAAAGGAGCGGAAGCGGTATACGCCGCGGTCGAAATGGTGGACTCACTAGCATGA
- a CDS encoding 2,3-butanediol dehydrogenase, with protein MRAAVYYGQKDVRIEDVEPGTVGRGQVRVDVETCGICGTDLHEYAAGPIFIPGEEPHPISGEKLPVTMGHEFSGVVSEVGDGVDSLETGDAVAINPILSCGECRQCREGNYHICSSIGFVGLSGGGGGFSESVVVSEHQAVPLVDGVPIEHGALVEPLAVGLHAVRRAGVQAGDVTAVFGSGPIGLSVIQSLRAAGAGEIIVSEPRKARRDLAEQSGATTLIDPSDIDAVEEIRDLTDGGVDQTFEVAGIEATYKQAIQATRPHGTTTIVSIFEEEASSHPIDLVLGERTITGTLAYLGGPRADEEYGMVIDMLADGTLDVDPLITARIGLDDIVDGGFESLLDPESNQVKILVDPNS; from the coding sequence ATGCGCGCAGCAGTGTACTACGGTCAGAAGGACGTACGCATCGAAGACGTCGAACCCGGGACGGTCGGTCGGGGGCAGGTGCGGGTCGACGTCGAGACCTGTGGCATCTGCGGGACGGACCTCCACGAGTACGCCGCCGGGCCGATTTTTATTCCGGGCGAGGAGCCACACCCCATCTCCGGAGAGAAGCTTCCCGTCACGATGGGCCACGAGTTCAGCGGCGTCGTGAGCGAGGTGGGCGACGGCGTCGACTCGCTCGAAACCGGCGATGCGGTCGCCATCAATCCCATCCTCTCGTGCGGCGAGTGTCGGCAGTGCAGGGAGGGCAACTACCACATCTGTAGCTCCATCGGGTTCGTGGGCCTCTCCGGGGGAGGGGGCGGGTTCTCCGAGAGCGTCGTCGTGAGCGAACACCAGGCCGTCCCGCTCGTCGACGGCGTCCCCATCGAACACGGCGCGCTGGTCGAACCGCTCGCCGTCGGCTTACACGCCGTCCGCCGCGCCGGGGTCCAGGCGGGCGACGTCACCGCCGTGTTCGGCAGCGGTCCCATCGGCCTGTCGGTCATCCAGTCGCTGCGCGCCGCCGGGGCGGGCGAAATCATCGTCTCCGAGCCCCGCAAGGCCCGCCGGGACCTGGCGGAACAGTCCGGCGCGACGACGCTCATCGACCCCTCAGACATCGACGCGGTCGAGGAGATTCGCGACCTGACGGACGGCGGCGTCGACCAGACGTTCGAGGTCGCGGGCATCGAGGCGACGTACAAGCAGGCCATCCAAGCGACGCGCCCGCACGGGACGACGACCATCGTCAGCATCTTCGAGGAGGAGGCGAGTTCCCACCCCATCGACCTCGTGCTCGGCGAACGGACCATCACGGGGACGCTCGCGTACCTGGGCGGGCCGCGCGCGGACGAGGAGTACGGGATGGTCATCGACATGCTCGCCGATGGAACCCTCGACGTCGACCCGCTCATCACGGCGCGCATCGGCCTCGACGACATCGTCGACGGCGGCTTCGAGTCGCTCCTCGACCCCGAGAGCAACCAGGTAAAGATCCTGGTCGACCCCAACTCCTGA
- a CDS encoding flippase activity-associated protein Agl23 — protein MRTDEGPLASKTFLALCGLSLLALLFRVVSLGGRVMHWDEGRVGYWILRYGETGVHSYRPIVHGPFLPIVNDYLFALLPASDFAARLPVAVVGGLFPLAAWLFRDHLDDDEVVALGALFALNPLLVYYSRFMRNDVLVAVFSVVAFGLLVRLLVTRRLGYLVGAGASMGLAFTTKENALLYVACFLGAGVLLLDHRLVRETRAGTRLSDVLAETWPTAVYRWVRDDEETFERGLARVGVYSLGALAAFFLVVVFFYAPRPDLWSALANPAALPGVVEAGTVAPAERLYGTWIDGGHQDNDYLTFLYGYLETFVYGAPVVLAFGLVGALLDRYSPANPGFRPLVAFAVYWGLASVVGYPLATDIEAPWAVIHAVVAFAIPASVGLAFVVRTGVDSLHDDDRVSTGLAALVLLAAIGGTLGANVAYWNSTEEADKQVLQWAQPSNDLRESIVDVRAVAETNDGTDVLFYGTTTPGGDSVELYVSNESSADTPPPGGPAWHSRLPLPWYLELSDAEVTSTAPDTPPEEALADAPPVVIAHDWDRDEIEPHLEGYTVREHAFKLWGEHIVVFVDEDALQRAEQRDPSL, from the coding sequence ATGCGTACCGACGAGGGGCCGCTCGCCTCGAAGACGTTCCTCGCCCTCTGTGGACTCTCGCTTCTCGCCCTCCTCTTCCGCGTCGTCTCGCTCGGCGGTCGCGTGATGCACTGGGACGAGGGGCGGGTCGGCTACTGGATTCTCAGATACGGGGAGACTGGAGTTCACTCGTACCGTCCCATCGTCCACGGCCCGTTCCTCCCCATCGTCAACGACTACCTGTTCGCGCTCCTCCCCGCGTCGGACTTCGCCGCCCGCCTCCCCGTCGCCGTCGTCGGCGGTCTCTTCCCGCTCGCGGCGTGGCTCTTCCGCGACCATCTCGACGACGACGAGGTGGTCGCACTCGGCGCACTGTTCGCGCTCAACCCCCTCCTCGTCTACTACTCGCGGTTCATGCGCAACGACGTCCTCGTCGCCGTCTTCTCGGTCGTGGCGTTCGGTCTCCTCGTCCGCCTGCTGGTGACCCGTCGCCTCGGCTATCTGGTCGGTGCCGGCGCGTCCATGGGGCTGGCGTTCACGACGAAGGAGAACGCGCTGCTCTACGTGGCGTGCTTTCTGGGTGCCGGCGTCCTCCTCTTGGACCACCGACTCGTCCGCGAGACGCGGGCGGGCACCCGCCTGAGCGACGTCCTCGCCGAGACGTGGCCCACCGCCGTCTACCGGTGGGTGAGAGACGACGAGGAGACGTTCGAGCGCGGCCTCGCCCGGGTCGGCGTCTACTCCCTCGGCGCGCTCGCGGCGTTCTTCCTCGTCGTCGTGTTCTTCTACGCCCCGCGCCCGGACCTGTGGTCCGCGCTCGCGAACCCGGCCGCGCTCCCGGGCGTCGTCGAGGCAGGCACGGTCGCCCCCGCAGAGCGCCTCTACGGTACCTGGATCGACGGCGGCCACCAGGACAACGACTACCTCACGTTCCTGTACGGCTACCTGGAGACGTTCGTCTACGGCGCGCCGGTCGTTCTCGCGTTCGGCCTCGTCGGCGCGCTGTTGGACCGCTACTCGCCCGCGAACCCGGGCTTTCGCCCCCTGGTCGCCTTCGCGGTCTACTGGGGGCTCGCCAGCGTCGTCGGCTACCCGCTGGCGACCGACATCGAAGCGCCGTGGGCGGTCATCCACGCCGTCGTCGCCTTCGCCATCCCCGCCTCGGTCGGGCTAGCGTTCGTCGTCCGCACCGGCGTCGACTCGCTGCACGACGACGACCGCGTCTCGACCGGCCTCGCCGCACTGGTCCTTCTTGCCGCCATCGGCGGCACGCTCGGCGCGAACGTCGCCTACTGGAACTCGACCGAGGAGGCGGACAAGCAGGTCCTCCAGTGGGCCCAGCCCAGCAACGACCTCCGCGAGTCCATCGTCGACGTCCGGGCGGTCGCGGAGACCAACGACGGGACCGACGTCCTCTTCTACGGCACGACGACGCCCGGCGGTGACTCCGTTGAGTTGTACGTCTCCAACGAGTCGTCGGCGGACACGCCCCCGCCGGGCGGCCCCGCCTGGCACTCGCGGCTCCCGCTCCCGTGGTATCTCGAACTGTCCGACGCCGAGGTGACCTCGACCGCACCCGACACGCCCCCCGAGGAGGCGCTCGCGGACGCGCCGCCGGTCGTCATCGCCCACGACTGGGACCGCGACGAGATAGAACCGCACCTGGAGGGCTACACGGTCCGCGAGCACGCCTTCAAGCTCTGGGGCGAGCACATCGTCGTCTTCGTCGACGAGGACGCCCTCCAGCGGGCCGAACAGCGTGACCCGAGCCTCTGA
- a CDS encoding 5-(carboxyamino)imidazole ribonucleotide synthase, protein MTLDSDFTIPGPTLGVVGGGQLGRMMAEAAAPLGVSVVVLDPTPDCPASVAADQVVGSFDDPEGVAELAARCDVLTYEIELADPDLLDEVSREANVPVHPSPDTLRLIEDKLEQKAAFEDRGIPVPPFERVDSVADLESSVERFDGVMLKARRGGYDGRGNVPVRSPDEAADALAELDGKAMAEAFVDFDRELSVIGCVGEAETSTFPVGENVHEEEILRETVVPARTTDEVTARAEAVARDVLSVLDGRGVYGIELFEVDGEILVNEVAPRPHNSGHWTIEGAVTSQFEQHIRAVLGWPLGSTRLRAPTVSANVLGTVEAPREARLGDVDAVLSEPGAALHWYGKHEVRPLRKMGHVTLVGDAGESEADVDTDSLLARARETRDGLTFR, encoded by the coding sequence GTGACGCTCGACTCCGACTTCACCATCCCCGGCCCGACGCTCGGCGTCGTCGGCGGGGGGCAACTCGGCCGGATGATGGCCGAGGCCGCGGCCCCGCTCGGCGTCAGCGTAGTCGTGCTCGACCCGACTCCCGACTGCCCCGCGTCGGTCGCCGCCGACCAGGTCGTCGGCTCCTTCGACGACCCGGAGGGAGTCGCCGAACTCGCGGCTCGCTGTGACGTCCTCACGTACGAAATCGAACTCGCCGACCCCGACCTCCTTGACGAGGTGAGTCGGGAGGCGAACGTGCCGGTCCATCCCTCGCCCGACACGCTCCGACTCATCGAGGACAAACTCGAACAGAAGGCGGCGTTCGAGGACAGGGGGATTCCCGTCCCGCCGTTCGAGCGCGTGGACTCGGTGGCCGACCTCGAATCCAGCGTGGAACGGTTCGACGGCGTCATGCTGAAGGCGCGCCGCGGCGGCTACGACGGCCGCGGTAACGTCCCCGTCCGCTCTCCCGACGAGGCGGCCGACGCGCTCGCCGAACTCGACGGGAAGGCGATGGCCGAGGCGTTCGTCGACTTCGACCGCGAACTCTCGGTCATCGGCTGTGTGGGCGAAGCGGAGACCAGCACGTTCCCCGTCGGCGAGAACGTCCACGAGGAGGAGATTCTCAGGGAGACGGTCGTCCCCGCGCGGACGACCGACGAGGTGACCGCACGGGCAGAAGCGGTCGCCCGCGACGTCCTCTCTGTCCTCGACGGCCGCGGCGTCTACGGCATCGAACTGTTCGAGGTCGACGGCGAAATCCTCGTCAACGAGGTGGCCCCGCGACCGCACAACTCCGGCCACTGGACCATCGAGGGGGCCGTCACGTCGCAGTTCGAACAGCACATCCGGGCCGTCCTCGGGTGGCCGCTCGGGTCGACCCGGTTGCGCGCGCCGACCGTGTCGGCGAACGTCCTCGGAACGGTCGAGGCTCCCCGTGAAGCCCGTCTCGGTGACGTCGACGCCGTCCTCTCGGAACCCGGGGCAGCGCTGCACTGGTACGGGAAACACGAGGTCCGCCCGCTGCGGAAGATGGGCCACGTGACGCTCGTGGGCGACGCTGGCGAGAGCGAGGCGGACGTGGACACGGACTCGCTCCTCGCACGCGCGAGAGAGACACGGGACGGTCTCACGTTCCGCTGA
- the purE gene encoding 5-(carboxyamino)imidazole ribonucleotide mutase, which produces MTDESELIDRLRDEAAQDIDPEATPDVGIIMGSDSDLPVMEGAYEAFFELGFAEQTDFSNPPDERFTFESYVVSAHRTPDLMYAYADTAEARGIDVIVAGAGGKSADLPNMTASIAFPVPVVGVPVQEKSVDSVIGMPTGAPITAVDAGKSFNAALSAAQTLAREHSEVRERLVAFHEDQKAGVADVSRDLHDLGLAGFRERHADGE; this is translated from the coding sequence ATGACCGACGAATCCGAACTCATCGACCGACTCCGCGACGAAGCCGCACAGGACATCGACCCCGAGGCGACGCCCGACGTGGGCATCATCATGGGCTCGGACTCGGACCTCCCCGTGATGGAGGGCGCGTACGAGGCGTTCTTCGAACTCGGGTTCGCAGAGCAGACCGACTTCTCGAACCCCCCCGACGAGCGGTTCACCTTCGAGAGCTACGTCGTCTCCGCGCACCGAACCCCGGACCTGATGTACGCGTACGCCGACACCGCCGAGGCGCGCGGCATCGACGTCATCGTCGCGGGCGCGGGTGGCAAGAGTGCGGACCTCCCGAACATGACCGCCTCCATCGCCTTTCCCGTTCCCGTCGTGGGCGTCCCCGTCCAGGAGAAGTCCGTCGATTCGGTGATCGGTATGCCGACGGGCGCACCGATCACGGCGGTCGACGCGGGCAAGTCGTTCAACGCCGCCCTGTCGGCCGCACAGACCCTCGCGCGCGAGCACAGCGAGGTGCGCGAGCGCCTCGTCGCGTTCCACGAGGACCAGAAGGCGGGCGTCGCGGACGTCTCCCGCGACCTCCACGACCTGGGACTCGCGGGCTTCCGCGAGCGGCACGCCGACGGCGAATAG
- a CDS encoding NADH-quinone oxidoreductase subunit A produces the protein MNDWIAIGALGLVGVGIPLGMMAVSAILRPTVPEQGKSATYESGEVPTGTARVQFNIQYYMVALLFVIFDIETVLILPWTVIYRSALEQGASLATVLLPMLVFIGVLVVGLVWAWRNGAVRWVKSPRASRQKTERQDA, from the coding sequence ATGAACGATTGGATAGCAATCGGCGCGTTGGGCCTCGTCGGTGTCGGCATCCCGCTGGGGATGATGGCCGTCTCGGCGATACTGCGCCCGACAGTGCCGGAACAAGGCAAGAGCGCCACCTACGAGAGCGGTGAGGTGCCGACGGGGACGGCGCGCGTCCAGTTCAACATTCAGTACTACATGGTCGCGCTGCTGTTCGTCATCTTCGACATCGAGACTGTTCTCATCCTCCCGTGGACCGTTATCTACCGGTCCGCGCTCGAGCAGGGCGCGAGCCTGGCGACCGTGTTACTGCCGATGTTGGTGTTCATCGGCGTGCTGGTCGTCGGCCTCGTGTGGGCGTGGCGCAACGGCGCCGTCAGGTGGGTCAAGAGCCCGCGTGCGAGCCGCCAGAAGACAGAGAGACAAGACGCATGA
- a CDS encoding NADH-quinone oxidoreductase subunit B, with product MSSDNKPFVTDDAQVQTATRDARMSGADDRFNSTLREAFGSSPFILTKFDQFMNWVRGSSMFMLQFGIACCSIEMMHTYAVKHDLDRFGAGVPRASPRQADVIIVPGTIVSKFAPRMKRVYDQMPEPKFVIGMGSCTISGGPFQEGYNVIKGAEEVIPVDIHVPGCPPRPEALVYGVAKLQERIANGESAPVTVKPYELEQFGDLERDEIVDQLAEDIDTDDLVMRYNWGDSP from the coding sequence ATGAGCAGCGACAACAAACCGTTCGTAACCGACGACGCACAGGTACAGACCGCGACCCGGGACGCTCGAATGTCCGGTGCCGACGACCGGTTCAACTCCACGCTGAGAGAGGCGTTCGGCTCCTCGCCGTTCATCCTCACGAAGTTCGACCAGTTCATGAACTGGGTCCGCGGGTCGTCGATGTTCATGCTGCAGTTCGGCATCGCCTGCTGCAGCATCGAGATGATGCACACCTACGCCGTCAAGCACGACCTCGACCGCTTCGGCGCCGGTGTGCCGCGGGCCAGCCCCCGACAGGCGGACGTCATCATCGTCCCCGGGACCATCGTCTCGAAGTTCGCCCCGCGGATGAAGCGCGTCTACGACCAGATGCCCGAGCCGAAGTTCGTCATCGGCATGGGCTCGTGCACTATCTCGGGCGGCCCGTTCCAGGAGGGGTACAACGTCATCAAGGGCGCCGAGGAGGTCATCCCGGTCGACATCCACGTCCCCGGCTGTCCGCCCAGACCGGAGGCGCTCGTCTACGGCGTCGCCAAACTGCAAGAGCGCATCGCCAACGGCGAGTCCGCGCCGGTCACCGTGAAACCCTACGAACTCGAACAGTTCGGCGACCTCGAACGCGACGAAATCGTCGACCAACTCGCCGAGGATATCGACACCGACGACCTCGTCATGCGGTACAACTGGGGTGACTCGCCATGA
- a CDS encoding complex I subunit 1/NuoH family protein: MAGLLGLDGVAGAVVGGLIGAFIIANLMLTMTAVAGPWAKRKITAAFTDRIAVNRIGPFGLLIIVADAVRLLSKELIVPEGVDRPAWDLAPIVLPFSALLGFAVIPLGSGIQLADPETGLAFAFAAASIASLGLVMAGYASNNKYSLLGGLRSIAQNIAYEIPLVVTAASVVIFTGTLQMSEIVAVQAEPLVTVAGVSIPQWFAFVNPFAFVLFLAANMAEIGRNPFDIPEAPTEIVAGYQTEYSSVYFVLFYLGEFIHIFLGGALVAVLFLGGPAGPILPGFVWMIIKMWAFFLFTQWCRSAVPRVRIDQLIEIGWKGMLVLSFANLVLTAIIVGVIA, encoded by the coding sequence ATCGCCGGTCTGCTCGGTCTCGACGGCGTCGCCGGCGCGGTCGTCGGTGGACTCATCGGCGCGTTCATCATCGCGAACCTGATGCTGACGATGACGGCCGTCGCGGGACCGTGGGCGAAGCGGAAGATCACCGCCGCGTTCACCGACCGCATCGCGGTCAACCGCATCGGCCCGTTCGGCCTGCTCATCATCGTCGCCGACGCCGTCCGACTCCTGTCGAAGGAGCTCATCGTCCCCGAAGGGGTCGACCGGCCGGCGTGGGACCTCGCGCCCATCGTCCTCCCGTTCTCGGCACTCCTGGGCTTCGCCGTCATCCCGCTCGGCTCGGGAATTCAACTCGCCGACCCCGAGACGGGGCTGGCGTTCGCCTTCGCGGCGGCGTCTATCGCCTCGCTCGGGCTGGTGATGGCGGGCTACGCGTCGAACAACAAGTACTCGCTCCTCGGTGGGCTGCGCTCTATCGCGCAGAACATCGCGTACGAGATTCCGCTCGTCGTCACCGCGGCGTCGGTCGTCATCTTCACCGGAACGCTCCAGATGAGCGAAATCGTCGCTGTTCAAGCGGAGCCGCTCGTCACCGTCGCGGGGGTGTCGATTCCGCAGTGGTTCGCGTTCGTCAACCCGTTCGCGTTCGTGCTGTTCCTCGCGGCGAACATGGCCGAGATCGGTCGCAATCCGTTCGACATCCCGGAGGCGCCGACCGAAATCGTCGCCGGCTACCAGACGGAGTACTCCTCGGTCTACTTCGTGCTGTTCTACCTCGGCGAGTTCATCCACATCTTCCTCGGCGGCGCGCTCGTCGCCGTGCTGTTCCTCGGTGGCCCCGCGGGACCGATCCTGCCGGGGTTCGTGTGGATGATCATCAAGATGTGGGCGTTCTTCCTGTTCACACAGTGGTGCCGTTCGGCGGTGCCGCGCGTCCGCATCGACCAACTCATCGAGATAGGCTGGAAGGGCATGCTCGTCCTTTCGTTTGCGAACCTGGTGCTCACGGCCATCATCGTGGGGGTGATCGCGTAA